The proteins below are encoded in one region of Oncorhynchus tshawytscha isolate Ot180627B linkage group LG04, Otsh_v2.0, whole genome shotgun sequence:
- the LOC112249054 gene encoding adhesion G-protein coupled receptor G5 encodes MGPNQGFGGTLWMIFLFTLFASGSGENDRNFKMCGTWRHGNGKLTLAHDFKRGCGKITISANESSLSIHGQITAQCQNSSVIELGPSPEAKERPFCMYWEPLLDHVWVEVNGKNHTLCWSSGLQGNCCTDLSQGKKYGNSMYGILNATQQDDIISYQIHPAYGFFGGMINCKKEFCDEASKGSGDKVNMIEETVMRSKVLGNVVLPCAMSTVVEMKEGFQGYNITLPAPRGVPPQMIPSVHLPSCLKPPEKKKVKVVCTYFKNSTFFQWRSKANHNVVRILEDVVGITVENEIITNLTEPIRIGFHHSVIPTSHSRKCVSWDTKKDPAEVTWKKEGCETIQKGAEDTECRCNHLTYFAILVQLEPRPVRHLKALTVITSMGCAASTLSCVVLMIFLNKQRREMNPSTAVHRGLAMALFLLSFLFFLTGIVANMGGNKACCVFGAALHYALLSSFSWMSIEGLHTFWLVYVVFSPSPSTYIWHLVGFGVPAVPVIVLLAIGKVYGVIEVVSSDDVDNSYLMCWMDVSPDSVGLLAHYFINLTFLAVVVLSGLIMLFLVQRKIQNRDEWRKNKVAFISIWGLSCLFGTSWGLEFLDFGQLSEFILFLFCILNSLQGFFLMLRFYILDRMRKQSGSSLDGSSSTASSTRQHMLQE; translated from the exons ATGGGGCCCAACCAGGGGTTTGGAGGGACCCTGTGGATGATCTTTCTCTTTACCCTTTTTGCATCAG GATCAGGGGAAAACGACAGGAACTTCAAAATGTGTGGAACCTGGCGCCATGGCAACGGGAAATTAACTCTGGCTCACGATTTTAAAAGGGGCTGTGGCAAAATCACCATCTCAGCCAATGAGAGCTCCCTGTCCATCCATGGTCAGATAACGGCCCAATGTCAGAACTCTTCTGTCATCGAGCTGGGCCCGAGTCCAGAGGCAAAAGAGAGACCCTTCTGTATGTACTGGGAGCCACTTCTGGACCACGTCTGGGTAGAGGTGAATGGAAAGAACCACACTCTGTGCTGGTCGTCTGGTCTACAGGGGAACTGCTGCACTGACCTGTCCCAAGGCAAAAAATACGGGAATTCGATGTACGGGATACTCAACGCGACACAACAGGATGATATCATAAGTTACCAAATACACCCAGCCTATGGGTTTTTTGGCGGAATGATCAACTGCA AAAAGGAGTTTTGTGATGAGGCGAGTAAGGGATCTGGTGATAAAGTGAACAT GATAGAGGAGACAGTGATGAGGTCCAAGGTGCTGGGGAACGTGGTGCTGCCCTGTGCCATGAGCACTGTGGTGGAGATGAAGGAAGGCTTTCAGGGCTACAATATCACTCTGCCt GCGCCTCGAGGAGTTCCTCCTCAAATGATTCCATCAGTTCACCTGCCTTCTTGTCTGAAACCTCCAGAAAAGAAAAAGGTCAAGGTTGTCTGCACCTACTTCAAAAACAGTACCTTTTTCCAG TGGCGTTCTAAGGCAAACCACAATGTCGTCAGGATTCTAGAAGATGTGGTGGGAATCACCGTGGAGAACGAGATCATCACCAACCTTACAGAGCCAATCAGGATTGGTTTCCATCATTCTGTCATACCa ACAAGTCACTCAAGAAAATGTGTTTCTTGGGACACAAAGAAAG ATCCAGCAGAGGTCACATGGAAAAAGGAAGGTTGTGAGACCATACAGAAAGGTGCAGAGGACACAGAATGCCGCTGTAATCATCTCACATACTTCGCCATCCTAGTG CAATTGGAACCACGACCAGTGCGCCATCTGAAGGCTCTAACGGTCATTACATCAATGGGCTGTGCCGCTTCTACGTTGAGCTGTGTTGTCCTTATGATCTTCCTTAACAAACAGAG GAGAGAGATGAACCCGTCCACTGCGGTCCATCGAGGTCTGGCCATGGCTCTGTTCCTTCTTAGCTTCCTCTTCTTCCTGACAGGGATTGTGGCCAACATGGGAGGGAACAAGGCATGCTGTGTTTTTGGGGCGGCTCTCCACTATGCTCTACTCAGTTCCTTCTCCTGGATGTCTATTGAAGGGTTACACACCTTTTGGTTGGTCTATGTAGTGTTCAGCCCCTCCCCCAGTACTTACATCTGGCACCTGGTTGGCTTTG GTGTCCCAGCTGTTCCGGTCATTGTACTGCTTGCCATTGGAAAAGTCTATGGTGTGATAGAGGTTGTGTCCAGTGATGATGTCGACAACTCCTACTTGAT GTGCTGGATGGATGTCTCTCCAGACTCTGTGGGTCTACTAGCCCATTACTTCATCAACCTGACCTTCCTGGCTGTAGTGGTCCTCTCTGGTCTGATCATGCTCTTCCTGGTCCAGAGAAAGATCCAGAACCGAGACGAGTGGAGGAAGAACAAGGTGGCGTTCATCAGTATCTGGGGTCTCAGTTGCCTATTTGGGACCTCATGGGGCCTGGAATTCCTGGACTTTGGACAGCTCTCTGAGTTCATCCTCTTCCTTTTCTGCATCCTCAACTCCCTACAGG GTTTCTTCCTGATGCTTCGATTCTACATTCTTGATCGGATGCGGAAACAATCGGGGTCTAGTTTGGATGGTAGCAGTAGCACAGCATCTTCCACCAGGCAACACATGCTACAGGAGTAG